A single genomic interval of Vibrio maritimus harbors:
- a CDS encoding urease subunit beta, with product MAGSSKHYTGFVPGQVETAKGDIELNVGRETVTVKVENLGDRPVQIGSHYHFFEVNEALSFDRDLTKGFRLNIPAGTATRFEPGQSRTVELVSFAGKREVYGFQGKVMGAL from the coding sequence ATGGCAGGATCATCTAAACACTACACGGGCTTTGTCCCAGGGCAGGTCGAGACCGCTAAAGGTGATATCGAACTTAACGTGGGCCGAGAGACGGTTACGGTAAAGGTCGAGAATCTAGGCGATAGACCGGTGCAAATTGGCTCTCATTACCACTTCTTCGAGGTCAATGAAGCACTGAGCTTCGACCGAGACCTGACTAAAGGTTTTCGCCTAAACATTCCCGCTGGCACAGCAACGCGTTTTGAACCAGGGCAGTCGCGAACTGTTGAGTTGGTTTCGTTTGCAGGTAAGCGTGAAGTTTATGGTTTCCAAGGCAAGGTAATGGGCGCGCTTTAG
- the ureA gene encoding urease subunit gamma has product MELTPREKDKLLIFCAGMLAQQRKDKGLKLNYPESVALISSAILEGAREGKTVSELMDFGRTLLTTEDVMEGVPSMIPDVQVEATFPDGTKLVTVHEPIV; this is encoded by the coding sequence ATGGAATTGACCCCAAGAGAGAAGGACAAACTTCTCATCTTTTGCGCTGGTATGTTAGCCCAGCAGCGCAAAGACAAAGGCTTGAAACTCAATTATCCAGAATCCGTCGCTCTTATCTCTAGCGCCATTTTAGAAGGCGCTAGAGAAGGGAAAACAGTTTCCGAACTGATGGATTTTGGGCGCACACTACTTACCACCGAAGATGTCATGGAAGGCGTTCCGTCTATGATCCCCGACGTTCAAGTTGAAGCGACATTTCCAGATGGCACCAAATTGGTGACCGTCCATGAACCCATTGTTTAA
- a CDS encoding urease accessory protein UreD, with protein MTTLLEVPQDPKAGLGRIIDAQTEFGWKARLSLGFVNRGDKTVLKHRSQQGPLAIQRPLYPEGNPCHTYLLHPPGGVVGGDTLQIKAKAERGANVLITTPGATKFYRSENKYAKQSQILSVEKGARLEWLPQENIFFPDAHVRMDTQVHLEKDAQFLGWEMHCFGRPALNEGFSSGHLVGKTEIYLDGQRLLTEGLNVKGEDKLLKDKGLLGYQMMGTLYISIDDEDFYQLVQSLLTTMQQENKKGAVLIAVSQLENLLVIRALGNWSEVILDCFQQVWQVAREHWTGECPYPPRIWAT; from the coding sequence ATGACCACGCTCCTTGAAGTACCCCAAGACCCGAAGGCGGGTCTTGGTCGAATCATTGACGCACAGACTGAGTTTGGCTGGAAAGCCAGACTCAGTCTGGGTTTTGTCAATCGAGGTGACAAAACCGTCCTAAAGCACCGTTCGCAGCAAGGACCACTCGCGATACAGCGTCCTCTCTACCCAGAGGGTAATCCCTGTCACACTTACCTGCTTCACCCTCCGGGTGGTGTAGTAGGCGGTGATACGTTGCAAATTAAAGCGAAGGCAGAACGGGGCGCTAATGTGTTGATTACCACACCGGGCGCTACCAAGTTTTACCGTTCTGAAAATAAGTATGCTAAGCAGAGCCAGATTCTATCGGTAGAAAAAGGAGCACGCCTTGAGTGGCTACCTCAAGAGAACATCTTTTTTCCCGATGCGCACGTGCGAATGGATACACAAGTGCACCTCGAAAAGGATGCACAGTTTTTGGGCTGGGAGATGCACTGTTTTGGTCGCCCTGCACTAAATGAGGGATTTAGCTCAGGACATTTAGTAGGTAAAACAGAGATTTACCTTGATGGGCAACGTTTACTTACAGAAGGTTTGAATGTTAAGGGTGAAGATAAACTATTGAAAGATAAGGGTCTTCTTGGCTATCAAATGATGGGGACGCTTTACATTTCAATTGATGATGAAGATTTTTACCAGTTGGTACAGAGCTTGCTCACTACCATGCAGCAAGAAAACAAAAAAGGTGCAGTACTTATTGCTGTGAGTCAGTTGGAAAATTTGCTTGTAATTCGTGCACTTGGGAACTGGAGTGAAGTGATCTTGGATTGCTTCCAACAAGTTTGGCAGGTGGCGAGAGAGCATTGGACTGGCGAATGTCCATATCCACCGAGGATCTGGGCGACCTAA
- the urtE gene encoding urea ABC transporter ATP-binding subunit UrtE, which produces MLQIQSLNQFYGESHTLWDLDMSIPEGKCTVLMGRNGVGKTTLLQCIMGLVKVKSGDIQLNGESLLKHDAESRPRMGIGYVPQGRQIFPMLTVQENLEVGLPIRDKGDRKIPEFIFDLFPVLKEMLHRRGGDLSGGQQQQLAIGRALVVNPKLLILDEPTEGIQPNIVQEIGDIIRMLNEKLGLTVLLVEQKLPFARKVGDQFCILDRGRQVAEGEMAALNDGLIKEYLTV; this is translated from the coding sequence ATGCTACAGATTCAATCACTCAATCAGTTTTATGGTGAAAGCCACACCTTGTGGGATCTTGATATGTCGATTCCCGAGGGTAAGTGTACTGTGCTTATGGGACGTAATGGCGTAGGAAAAACAACTCTGTTGCAGTGCATTATGGGCTTGGTCAAGGTTAAGAGCGGCGATATTCAGCTCAATGGAGAGTCGCTACTAAAACACGACGCCGAGTCACGCCCTAGAATGGGTATTGGCTATGTGCCTCAAGGCCGACAGATCTTTCCGATGCTCACGGTTCAAGAAAACCTTGAAGTAGGACTACCGATTCGAGACAAGGGCGATCGCAAGATCCCTGAGTTTATTTTCGATCTCTTCCCTGTATTAAAGGAGATGCTTCATCGTCGAGGGGGCGATTTGTCGGGTGGTCAACAGCAGCAACTCGCGATTGGTCGTGCATTAGTGGTGAATCCAAAACTACTGATTCTCGATGAGCCGACAGAGGGTATCCAACCCAATATCGTTCAAGAGATTGGCGATATCATCCGCATGCTCAATGAGAAACTGGGTCTGACGGTGTTATTGGTCGAGCAGAAACTGCCGTTTGCAAGAAAAGTCGGTGATCAGTTTTGCATTCTTGACCGAGGTCGCCAAGTGGCTGAGGGTGAGATGGCAGCTCTAAATGACGGCTTGATTAAGGAGTATTTGACAGTATGA
- the urtD gene encoding urea ABC transporter ATP-binding protein UrtD produces the protein MTTLNRAQQLKSSVQEITKRDEVFSFLKPDQHPLVDTRHNILLYVEGVNKSFDGFKAINDLNLYIKEGELRCIIGPNGAGKTTMMDIITGKTKPDTGQVWLGSNINLLKMNESEIANAGIGRKFQKPTVIECLTVWQNLELAMSGVRGVWGTYTATLSGEQQDKLESVLELIHLKDNAALTAGNLSHGQKQWLEIGMLLMQNPKLLLVDEPVAGMTHQEMDRTSELLNSLAGKHSVVVVEHDMDFVRSIASHVTVLHQGHVLAEGTMDQVQSHPEVKQVYLGE, from the coding sequence ATGACGACGTTAAATAGAGCTCAGCAGCTAAAAAGCTCGGTGCAAGAGATCACCAAGCGTGATGAGGTGTTCTCGTTTCTCAAACCTGATCAACATCCTCTTGTCGATACACGTCATAACATTCTGCTGTATGTGGAAGGCGTGAACAAAAGCTTTGACGGCTTTAAAGCGATCAATGATCTCAACCTGTATATCAAGGAAGGGGAGTTACGCTGCATCATTGGACCAAATGGGGCGGGCAAAACCACCATGATGGACATCATCACGGGTAAAACTAAGCCGGATACAGGGCAAGTTTGGCTTGGCTCCAACATTAACCTTCTCAAGATGAATGAGTCGGAGATTGCCAACGCAGGCATTGGCCGTAAGTTTCAAAAACCAACCGTGATTGAGTGCCTGACCGTTTGGCAAAACTTAGAGTTGGCGATGTCAGGTGTGCGTGGAGTGTGGGGAACCTACACCGCGACATTATCAGGTGAGCAACAAGATAAGCTTGAGTCGGTACTTGAGTTGATTCATTTGAAAGATAACGCTGCACTGACGGCAGGTAACCTTTCTCACGGCCAAAAGCAGTGGTTAGAGATCGGCATGTTGCTGATGCAAAACCCTAAATTATTGCTCGTCGATGAACCCGTTGCTGGCATGACCCATCAAGAGATGGACAGAACGTCAGAGTTGCTTAATTCGCTTGCAGGTAAGCACTCGGTTGTCGTGGTTGAGCATGATATGGATTTTGTCCGCTCAATCGCAAGCCACGTCACTGTGCTTCATCAGGGTCATGTGCTCGCAGAGGGCACCATGGATCAGGTTCAGTCTCATCCTGAAGTCAAACAGGTTTATCTAGGGGAATAG
- the urtC gene encoding urea ABC transporter permease subunit UrtC: protein MHSTIQSSGHPAGTQSKSFVLSAMRGDKGGQLTILAILAAVVLIPLANTLLPAGHPLHVETFTISLMGKYLSYAMLALAVDLVWGYLGILSLGHGAFFALGGYAMGMYLMRQIGDRGVYGNPILPDFMVFLNWQELPWFWHGFDQFWFACLMVVLVPGTLAYVFGYLAFRSRVSGVYLSIMTQALTYALMLAFFRNEMGFGGNNGLTDFKDILGYSLQQDSTKIALFMVTGIALVISYIVCRTVISSRLGRVSMAIRDTESRTRFMGYDVDGIKLWIFVLSAVIAGIAGALYVPQVGIINPGEFAPLNSIEIVVWVALGGRATLFGAIVGALVINYAKSWFTVEFPEVWLFALGGLFVLSTMYFPKGLIGFVSEKIALLKKRSKPTQESDKEATA from the coding sequence ATGCATTCAACAATTCAATCTTCTGGACATCCGGCGGGCACACAGTCTAAGTCGTTTGTTCTATCGGCTATGCGTGGAGATAAGGGCGGACAGCTTACGATTTTGGCTATCTTAGCTGCTGTTGTCTTGATACCGCTAGCGAACACACTATTGCCAGCAGGCCACCCACTTCACGTTGAGACGTTTACTATCTCGCTAATGGGTAAGTATCTAAGTTATGCGATGCTCGCTCTGGCGGTGGATTTAGTATGGGGTTACCTCGGGATCCTGAGTTTAGGGCATGGCGCTTTCTTTGCGCTTGGTGGCTACGCCATGGGTATGTACCTGATGCGTCAAATTGGTGATAGAGGCGTTTATGGCAACCCAATATTGCCGGACTTTATGGTGTTCCTAAATTGGCAAGAGCTTCCTTGGTTCTGGCATGGTTTTGATCAGTTTTGGTTTGCTTGCCTGATGGTCGTTCTGGTACCAGGCACACTTGCTTATGTATTTGGTTATTTGGCATTCCGTTCGAGAGTTTCAGGGGTGTACCTGTCAATAATGACCCAGGCATTAACCTACGCCTTAATGCTGGCTTTTTTCCGCAATGAAATGGGCTTTGGTGGTAACAATGGTCTTACCGACTTTAAAGACATTCTTGGCTATAGCCTGCAGCAAGATTCCACAAAAATTGCGCTGTTTATGGTGACTGGAATTGCACTTGTCATCAGCTATATCGTTTGTAGAACGGTTATCAGTAGTCGACTTGGTCGAGTATCCATGGCGATTCGCGATACGGAGTCGAGAACACGCTTTATGGGCTATGACGTTGATGGTATCAAGCTATGGATATTCGTACTGTCCGCCGTGATCGCGGGTATTGCTGGTGCGTTGTATGTCCCTCAGGTCGGCATTATTAACCCCGGAGAGTTTGCGCCGCTGAACTCTATTGAGATCGTGGTTTGGGTTGCACTAGGTGGACGAGCCACCTTGTTTGGCGCCATTGTCGGTGCCCTAGTCATTAACTATGCCAAGAGCTGGTTTACGGTTGAGTTTCCAGAGGTGTGGCTGTTTGCGCTGGGCGGTTTGTTTGTACTGTCTACCATGTACTTCCCGAAAGGCTTGATTGGGTTTGTTTCCGAAAAAATCGCGTTACTCAAGAAACGCTCAAAGCCCACTCAAGAGTCTGACAAGGAGGCAACCGCATGA